In Citrus sinensis cultivar Valencia sweet orange chromosome 3, DVS_A1.0, whole genome shotgun sequence, the sequence GGGTCTTTTCGCAATATTTCTCCACGAACCTGTTCAAACTCTGAGTCGAGGCCacttagaaaaatatgaaCTCGAAGCCTAGCCATTGCAGAATGCAGCTGTAACACCCCTTCGACTGTGCCTTCTTGAGTGGTAGTCCTATGATCGATTTCCTGAAAAATGGAAACCAGTTCATTGTAATACGTTGGCAATGGTCGCCCATCCTGTTTGGTAGAGAAAGATCTATGGTTCAGCTCAAAAATACAGGTTTCATCGGTTCCGTCATAGAAGGTTTTCGATACAGCCTCCCATATATCTTTGGATGTAGGGAGACGAATAAATCGTTGCATCAACGATGGACTCATTGAGTCAATCAACCAGCTCTTGACTCTTTGATTTTCAGTAATCCATGATCCACGATTAGGATCTCCAGGTGCTGGTTTCTTCGTTTCTCCAGTAAGATAATCAGCTTTGTTGCGAGCACTAATCCGCATCTCCATGAGTTGAGACCATAATGAGTAGTTGGTCTCATCCAGAGTGATTCCAGTTGGAAATGCCGAGTTGTCTTGATGAACAACAACTTGTGGTGCTGGTGGTGGGATAATATCCATTGATACACCTGTGAAAGTTCACAATAACGGTGAATATTCAGAATACGAATACGAATTtcgagagaaaaaagaaaaagaaaatattcggttgtcaacacaaattctcttGATAAGGAAcctgctctgataccatgtcAAAGAAAGGTTTCAATGCAGAAAATAATTCTGTCGTATATTCTTCTCCAAATCAGAGGCAATATATGAAGCTAATTACATCctaaaaaaggaagaaataaattgtttCTATATTTAAATACAAGAGTGATCAGCTAAAAGATTCCCGGAcgtaattacaaaatcaaTTCTATAATTGACAGCACATGCCAACAGCTCATGCTAGCTCACGACGACAGATcctcttgtaaattttacatggggTACTCATGGATGTCCATAATAGTTCCATAGAATATTATATCATTCTGAGTtttagattaagagttaaaattctgagaatcagacctgtacaggtatgaattagaaaatcagattcttagaataagttattaattgtcatatcttgtatttgtttaaggtgTTGAAGGTGATTGAGGCTCTTAGAAGCTTAGAGGTGtgttaattcaaattcatttgtcgaggtaagtaacttcattcctagtata encodes:
- the LOC127901281 gene encoding uncharacterized protein LOC127901281, which translates into the protein MDIIPPPAPQVVVHQDNSAFPTGITLDETNYSLWSQLMEMRISARNKADYLTGETKKPAPGDPNRGSWITENQRVKSWLIDSMSPSLMQRFIRLPTSKDIWEAVSKTFYDGTDETCIFELNHRSFSTKQDGRPLPTYYNELVSIFQEIDHRTTTQEGTVEGVLQLHSAMARLRVHIFLSGLDSEFEQVRGEILRKDPKLDLESTYAYVRRDYQQRQTMGGSHLISENLTMLASQNRNGSSKNRGNQSSSKVNNLVCTHCGEKGHSQQRCYEIIGYPDWWDFSKKPRKKISGKANVIAAKDEEQPSPSANVTHPGIIGHSNSEDSWLWC